The genomic region GCCAGGAGCGTCAGTTCCGATCGCTCCTTCTGCTTGCGGAGGGTTTTTCTCTCCAGGGTGTCCATCTTGGTGAGGAGCGGGTCGATCAGCGCCAGGAACAGCACGCAGCCCAGGACGACCGCGCCGCCGATGCTCAGAATCATCCGTTCGCGGGGCGCGAGATGACGCCAGCGCTCTTTGAGGACCTGCATCATCATAATTGGGGCACCACGTAGGTCAGGCGGAAGACGACTTGATTGGCGGTCGATCCGACTCTCGTGTCCGAGACCGAGACGTCCTGGAACTTGCCGCTCCCGGAGAACGCCTGTTTGATTTTTTCCACCGCGTCGAACGAGGCGGTTTCGCCTTCGAGATGCACGGTCGAGCCGTCGATCGTCAGGTCCCGGATGGTCAAGGGGACGCCGGTCGGCAGTTGTTTCGCGAGACTCGAGAGATGGGCCAGCATGTTTGACCGGCTGCCGTCGATGACGGCGAGGTTCTTCTCGATCTGTCCGACACGGTATCGTGCCACGTCGATTTCCTCGCCGGATCCGGATCCTTCACCGAAGCTGCGGACAAAGTCGGCATGCAGCGCCTGCTTGGCGTCGGTAAAAGCGCGGTCCTTCACGTAGACCCGCACCGACAGATCGATCAGCGCCAAAATGCCCAGGATCAGAGCCCCCCAGACGGCCAGACGGCGGTCCTGGCGCAATGCCTCGGTTTGCGCGGACGCCGCCGCCGTTCCCGCGTTTAAATCGACGGCGAGGTCGGAGCCGATGGCTTTGGTCTTCCATCGCGGGCGGACGATCTTGGGATGAATGGCCAGGCCGAAGGCGATCGAGAAAGCCCTGGGGCAGGATGCGCCGAATCCCTGTCGCGGACCGACGGGGATCAATCCCAACTCTTGGGCCACGTGCCCGCTCAACTCGCGCAGTTTGGAGCCTCCGCCCGATACCCAACAATGTGAGAGGCGCTGGCGGCCGTTCCCCTCGTAACCATGGAGAGTGACCCGCAATTCCTTTAACAGGGGTTCCAGCCAGGTGTTGACCTCGTGAACGGCCATGGTCCGCTTGCGTCGCTCGGCTTCCGCAAAGCTGCAGGCGTAGCGAACGGCCAGGGCATGGGTGAGGTGATTGCTGCCCCACAGCACGGTACGAAGCAGAGTCGGACGCCCTTCCCGGATGAGGCATAACGTCGTCTTTGTCGCGCCCACGTCGATGATTGCCAGATCGCCCGGTACGCGGGCACCTTCCTCCTGCAGAAACTGAGTGACGGAATAGAGAGCCATGCCGTCCACGCCGATGGCGGAAGGCTTCAAGTCCGCGGAGGCCAAGAATTGAAGGTGCTCCGCGACTTTCTCTTTCGGGGCCGCCGTCACAAGGACTTCGGCCGTCTTGGGTTTCTGCGAGGCGTCCGGCGATTCTCTTGCGGGCAGCACCATGCTTCCCATCGCCACGTCGTCCAAGGACATGGGAATGAGGTTTTCCACTTCGAACGGCACGACTTGAGCCAGCTTTGCGGTATCGCGGAATGGAAAGGACAGGGTGCGGATGAACAGGTCCTGGCAAGGCAGGGCTGTCACAATGTCGCCACTACCATACAGTCCGTGCTGCCAGAGAAAGCCTCTGAGTTGCCCGGCTCGCTTGGCCGGTTCGGCGGCTTCCGGACGCCCGAACGGGAGTGGAAGATGGAAATATTCGACCGATTCACGGCCAGTCAGGCGGCGGCGGAAGCGCACGGCCTTGAATGCCGTCAATCCGATATCAAGGCCGACACATTCAGCTACCATGTGGGAGATTCACCGTGACCACGAGATATAAGCATAAACCAGGCCAGTTTCCTGTGTCCGAACCTCCTAATACTACACTGACAGCTTGGGATTTGCGACAGTCCCGAGTACTTTGAACGTCAGGGAAGTACCAGGGGGGAGGGGAGGCAGGGGTAGACCGGCTGATTTTTGAGCCCAGCCGGCTCCCGCCTGGACGGTGAGGGTCAACTCCAACTCGGTCTGCTGGATCGGTTGTGTCAGGCGGAATTTGCCTTGTCCCGAAATCGATCCGTCCGGCCCTTCTCCGTTGAATTCCTTCACGTCGCAATGGTCGTTATGACAGAGAAGCGTGAGCATGACGCGGTTGAACGCCAGCGAGGGGAGCCGGCTCGTGCCCGCCGGTATCTGTTCCAGGGTCAGGTCCGCCACTTCGACCCGCCATGTGCCATCGCCCTTGAACGAGACGGTTCCGTCCGAGTTGCCGATCCAGGCGTGATCCACATCGGCCCGTAACAGTCCTTTCGCGACGTGCGGCCTCAGAAAGAGCGACAGATCGATTTGCTGGAGGTGGGCCTTCACGGTTGTCGGCCCTTGAAAGGACCAGGACGACGCCGTGACGGTGCCCGTGGCTCTCGCTGCGCCGGGCTGTGCCGAACCGGGAAAATGCACCAGCGCGTCGAGGACGCGATGCCCCATGAGTTGGCCCCAAAGCCCGACCGTCATGCTCATCGATTCGATCGGAAACGAGGCAGTCGTCGATTGCGACACCGTCACGTCCCGCCAGGCCACACCCAGCGGTAATTCGACCGACCAGTCGGCCGCCCGGACGTTCCATCCGGTGGCCCGCGTGATTTCGGACAGGATTCGGGCCTGCAAGGCCTGGAACGGAAAGGTGAGAAACAGGAAGCCCACGAAGCACAGGATTCCCGCGACCGTCCAGAGCAACGGCTCCTTCGCCGAATTGGCCAGGCCGGACCAGGACAGACGCAGGGTCATGACGGGGCTCCGACGGACACCCATTGGCGGATGATCCGCGGTTCCGGCGTGTCCTGCTCGAGCGTCAGTTCGATCAAGACCGCCATCGGAACGCCGGATCTGGCCCGTCCGTCCCATTCATCCGTCCAGATGTTGCCGGTCCGGTTGTAGTAGCGGACATTGAACCCGCGCACCTTTTTCGCCATTTCCATTTGCTCCAGCGATTCGTCGTTGATACCGAAGAGATTGCGCCGGACGATCCGCATCAGGCTCGCTTCGTTCCTGGTGTAGACGACGCGGACCATTTCCGTATCGGTCGTGGCGCTCACCGGACGAAACGGTCCCACCGTCAGAAACGCGATCGTATCGGCCGGTTCGCCTCCCTGCTGCGCATTGATACCGAGCCAGGGACTCGCAGGGTGTTGGAGGCTCATGGCCAATTCTTCCGCCATGACGCGCAACGTGCTCCGGAGCAGCTGCTCCTCCGTCGCAGAGGTGCGGGTCCGGTCGATGGCGCTGGCAGTGAGATACAGCGCGCTGAACACCATCGTGGCGATGACGGCCACCAGGGCGACGGCCAGCAGCACCTCGACCAGCGTGAAGCCCTGTTCAGAGCGAGGCGGACGAAAAGACATAGGTGCTGACCTCGACCATCTCCTCCGTAGCACCCTGCGGCCAGATGATTTGAATCTTCACCTCGCGGACGTTCGGCAACATCGTGGTCATCACGAAGCGTTTCCAGCGGTATTTCTCGGCGCGATGCTGGAAGTCGATTAGAGATTGCGCTCCCGGAGGGGGAGTCTGAAAATCACCGCCCGTTTCGCCCAGTGGGAAGGCGGTCGCGGCCTCGGCTTCCATCAGCTTTTCCTGGGCGAGCATGGTGGCGGCCGCGATGTCCTCCGCCCGCGAATACAGGCTCAAATCGAAGTTGCGCAATCCAAGAAGGATCGGCAGCGCCATGGCCAGGATGGCCAGCGCGATCAGCACCTCCAGCAGGGTGAAGCCTCGAGCGTCGTGCATCTTACGATTGCCCGGCCGGTGCAACGGGCGCGACCGGCGCGACGGGTTTGAGACCGGGAAGCGACTGTTGAATCTGCAGCAACTGGCGAATACGTTCCGGCAAGATCCAGGGGCGCGGAGGTTCGATTCGTTGGTCGCTGACGCGGATGGTGGCCGTCACCGGCTCGACCTGGATTCCGAGCAGATTGTTGCTGTCATCGATCAGGTGCATCACGACCGGGTCGATCTTGCCGTTGGGATAGAACAGCACCGCGATACGCCCGGCCGTGCTCTTTTTCTGGCCGATCTGAATATCCGTAATATGAATCGATTCGGGCAGATTGATCGGAACCTGCCAGGCTTCATTGAACGGCAGCCGTTCCTCGCCGTCCTGGAGGATCATCGGCCAATACTGGCCTCGTTCGAGGTCGATGTGCAACCGCACGGGCTTCTGTCCGGCGACGGCCATCTCCTGAAACGTCCGGAACGTACTGACCCACTTGCGTCCATTGGACGCGAGGGTTTCACCGATTCCGATGCGCGGGATGAGAATGGTCAGCAATCCGGTCAAGAGGAAGAGCACGATGATGATTTCGAGGATGGTAAAGCCGTCCTTCCCGAGGAGGCGTTCCAAAGGCCTGTCGGAGAGGTTCCGATCGGCTGGTAGAGAGAAAAAGGCCGTCATGGACACGCTCTTGGCTGATCACCGGAGGCGGCAGAGGGGTTTGCGACAATCGGGATTCCCGGCCGGCCTGCTCAGTCCTTGTCGAGATTCCAGTTCGTGATGTCGGCGTTGACGCCTTCTCCGCCGGACTCTCCGTCGGTCCCGAACGACGTGATTTCGTAATCGCCCTTGATCTGGCCGTACTGGCCTTGTTGCACCGGGGCCGGACTCACATACTTGTACGGATTGCCCCACGGATCTTCCGGAAGGTTCGGGATGTACCCGCCCAGTTTCCACTTTTTCGGCACGACGCCGACCGAGGGCTTTTCGACCAGGGCCTTCAAACCCTGCTCTGTCGTGGGATACACGCCGTTGTCCAGCTTGTACAGTTGGAGTGCGCCCTCGAGGTTTCGGATCTGCACCTTGGCGGCCGTCCGCTTCGCATCGTCCGTCCGTCCCATGATCCGCGGGACAACCAGCGCGGCGAGAATGGCCAGGATCGCCACCACCACCATGATCTCGATGAACGTGAACCCGCGCTGTCCCAGCAGCAGGGGGTGGGGAAGCGACCCTCTCGATGCCGTGCGGAAGTCGAGAGCAGTCTGCCGTGCCGTCTGTCCGTCGTTCGGTTCCATCCTGTCACTCACCTCGCACCTCCGTTGACGTAATCGTTGTTGGGACCTTCGTTCGGTCTCACCGTACCATTTGACCCATCTCGAAGATCGGAAGCAAGATGGCGACGACGATGAAAAACACGAGAATGCCCATGACCAGGATCATGACCGGTTCCAGCAGCGAGGTAAAGCGCGTAATCACGCGATCCACCTCGCCGTCGTAGATCTGTCCGATTCGCCGCAGCATCTCCTCCATCTCACCGCTTCGTTCGCCGACGGCGATCATGTGGGTGACGAGCGATGGAAATTCTCCGCTGCGCTTCAACGGCTCGGCGATGGTCTCTCCCTCCCGGATGTTCTGCCGCGCTTCTTCGACGGCGTGTTCGAGCACGCGATTGTTCATGACCCTCCGGGACACGTCCATGGCCTCCAGCAGCTGGACGCCGCTCCCCAACATCGTTGCGAGCGTGCTGGACAACCGGGAAATCGACACCATCCTTGCCACGTCGCCGATGAGCGGCAGCTTGAGGATGAGACGGTCCGCCAGGATCCGGCCGCTCTCCGTTCGGATGATGCGGCGCACGGTCCAAATGAGGACCACCGCGCCGCCGGCAAGGACGGGCCAGTAATCCGAGCACCAGCGGCTGAGCGTCATGAGGACCACCGTCGGCCAGGGCAGCGTCTGTTTCAAGTTTGCGAAGACGGCCGTAATTTTCGGAACGACGAACGTCATCAGGAAAAACAGGACACCCACGCCGACCAGCAGCATTAGAGCCGGATAGAGGATGGCGTTGGTCACCTTGTGTTTGAGCGCGA from Nitrospira japonica harbors:
- the pilM gene encoding pilus assembly protein PilM; translated protein: MVAECVGLDIGLTAFKAVRFRRRLTGRESVEYFHLPLPFGRPEAAEPAKRAGQLRGFLWQHGLYGSGDIVTALPCQDLFIRTLSFPFRDTAKLAQVVPFEVENLIPMSLDDVAMGSMVLPARESPDASQKPKTAEVLVTAAPKEKVAEHLQFLASADLKPSAIGVDGMALYSVTQFLQEEGARVPGDLAIIDVGATKTTLCLIREGRPTLLRTVLWGSNHLTHALAVRYACSFAEAERRKRTMAVHEVNTWLEPLLKELRVTLHGYEGNGRQRLSHCWVSGGGSKLRELSGHVAQELGLIPVGPRQGFGASCPRAFSIAFGLAIHPKIVRPRWKTKAIGSDLAVDLNAGTAAASAQTEALRQDRRLAVWGALILGILALIDLSVRVYVKDRAFTDAKQALHADFVRSFGEGSGSGEEIDVARYRVGQIEKNLAVIDGSRSNMLAHLSSLAKQLPTGVPLTIRDLTIDGSTVHLEGETASFDAVEKIKQAFSGSGKFQDVSVSDTRVGSTANQVVFRLTYVVPQL
- the gspN gene encoding type II secretion system protein GspN, with the translated sequence MTLRLSWSGLANSAKEPLLWTVAGILCFVGFLFLTFPFQALQARILSEITRATGWNVRAADWSVELPLGVAWRDVTVSQSTTASFPIESMSMTVGLWGQLMGHRVLDALVHFPGSAQPGAARATGTVTASSWSFQGPTTVKAHLQQIDLSLFLRPHVAKGLLRADVDHAWIGNSDGTVSFKGDGTWRVEVADLTLEQIPAGTSRLPSLAFNRVMLTLLCHNDHCDVKEFNGEGPDGSISGQGKFRLTQPIQQTELELTLTVQAGAGWAQKSAGLPLPPLPPGTSLTFKVLGTVANPKLSV
- a CDS encoding type II secretion system protein GspJ → MSFRPPRSEQGFTLVEVLLAVALVAVIATMVFSALYLTASAIDRTRTSATEEQLLRSTLRVMAEELAMSLQHPASPWLGINAQQGGEPADTIAFLTVGPFRPVSATTDTEMVRVVYTRNEASLMRIVRRNLFGINDESLEQMEMAKKVRGFNVRYYNRTGNIWTDEWDGRARSGVPMAVLIELTLEQDTPEPRIIRQWVSVGAPS
- a CDS encoding prepilin-type N-terminal cleavage/methylation domain-containing protein: MHRPGNRKMHDARGFTLLEVLIALAILAMALPILLGLRNFDLSLYSRAEDIAAATMLAQEKLMEAEAATAFPLGETGGDFQTPPPGAQSLIDFQHRAEKYRWKRFVMTTMLPNVREVKIQIIWPQGATEEMVEVSTYVFSSASL
- the gspG gene encoding type II secretion system major pseudopilin GspG, translated to MSDRMEPNDGQTARQTALDFRTASRGSLPHPLLLGQRGFTFIEIMVVVAILAILAALVVPRIMGRTDDAKRTAAKVQIRNLEGALQLYKLDNGVYPTTEQGLKALVEKPSVGVVPKKWKLGGYIPNLPEDPWGNPYKYVSPAPVQQGQYGQIKGDYEITSFGTDGESGGEGVNADITNWNLDKD
- the gspF gene encoding type II secretion system inner membrane protein GspF is translated as MPVYQYRGFKQDGGSATGIIDAESPKVARLKLRKDGVFPTEMLEQGNAGQSPAAASRPSAGPPAISGRSALGQGDIAMMTRQLATLLVAGLPLVDALGVLLEQTDKKSVKSILADIREEIRGGKSYSVALERYPREFSQIYVHMVRAGEASGALDQILFRLAEFLEKQLALKHKVTNAILYPALMLLVGVGVLFFLMTFVVPKITAVFANLKQTLPWPTVVLMTLSRWCSDYWPVLAGGAVVLIWTVRRIIRTESGRILADRLILKLPLIGDVARMVSISRLSSTLATMLGSGVQLLEAMDVSRRVMNNRVLEHAVEEARQNIREGETIAEPLKRSGEFPSLVTHMIAVGERSGEMEEMLRRIGQIYDGEVDRVITRFTSLLEPVMILVMGILVFFIVVAILLPIFEMGQMVR